The nucleotide window AGGTGTTGCACTTTTCAACCGCCATGGGCTTCACTTTTCGACCGGCGCTTACAACAACCCGCTAACCGTGCGACATGACGGCACTTTCCCAGTCTTCTTCACCAGTTGCACGAGGAACCAGAACGCCGGATAGTTCCGGTAATTCCCTTTCATTTCCCGCTACGGCGCATCATTTTGGGCACGGTTTGGGCACGCTACTTGGTCACGAATCGCTTGACCCGTATTTCTCTCCGTTGCGATGCGTTCTCCCCGAAAAACTCACATACACAATAGACCTAAAACGGGGAGCGGACCACTGTTGCCGCAGGCTCCGGGCGTCTGCCCCTCCCCGCCCACAGCAGCTTGGCGGACTCTCACAATGAGTGGTACCGGCGGGTCACGACCGCTTCACTTTTGAACCGCCAGGTGCTGCACTTTTCGACCGGCGATTACATCCGTCAATGAAATCAACAAGTTGTGGCCACGCCGAAAGCTCCCTGTTCTGTCGGGATGAAGACTCGAAACCGACGTTGAAATCACCCACGATCTAGTTTTGGCGAGCCACAGTCTATATTCGACGCTTTCCACGCTTAGCTACATTTCCGCTAAAATCGCTCCCTCGCGTTCAAAGCCCTCGTCTTTCTGATATGGTTTGATAATCGTTTATCCGCAGGCTAGAATGACCTATTCTGTCACTCGTGTGTGCGATTCTTAGGTTGGGCGCGAATTGAATCCCTGCTGGACGCGCGGCCTTTAGTGACTTCTGTTTCGGAAGACTCGCTGCGCGAGCAGGACCATTGTACACGGGGTTTTTCGCTGCTGATTGCTTACCGTTCATGACGCGGATTGGGGGGATGTGATGGTCGATTCCGTGAATTTAATATGGGGTAAGACAACTAACGTCGGCACACGGCCATTGATCCATCACCTTCTCGACGTTGCGGCCGTTGCGTCGCAATTGGTCCATCGTGTCATGTCGCCGGACGCTATAAATCACTTTACGCAAATGGTTGAAACCGACGCGGAAAGCCTGAAAGCCTGGATCTCGTTTCTCGCCGGATGCCACGACATCGGCAAGGCGACTCCTGCGTTTCAAAGAAAAGATCGAGGCCAACGCCGCATTCTGGAAGAGAATGGCTTCGTTTTTCCTTCCGTCACAATCCACGACGGTTTCCACGGTGAACACTCCGCGTGGATCATCGGCGAAAGCTTGTCGAACGACGCTTGGGGGTTCCCGCACCTGGCACGGAAATTCGCGCGCGGCTGCGGACTTGCCGTTGGGGGCCATCATGGTGAGTTTCCGCAAGAGAATAAGCGTGGTTTGGGAGACGGCGCGTGGGAGCGCGTCCGGCTCGACATTCTACGGACGATGGCGAAACAACTGGGTTTGGAGAAGTTTGCGGCACCGCGAAATATAGAGCGGCCCACCCCTTTCCTTGTTTTCTTGGCCGGCCTGACATCAGTTGCCGATTGGCTGGGTTCCAACGAGTCGTTTTTTCCGCCCGGCAACGAGCCCCTCGCCATACCCGATTACTGGCACGCGTCTCTGGAACGCGCAGAGAAAGTATTGCGAGAGATCGGACTTCTGGTTGACCACGTCGGCGAGGATAAGACATTTGAGGATTTATTCGACATTGAAAGCCGGCGGCCCTTGCAGAAAGTCGCGGTGAAGTTCGCGGATTCGTTTCCTCCGGGCTCTTTCATGATTCTCGAAGCGCCCACCGGCGAAGGCAAAACCGAGGCGGCGTTGTATCTTCACGACCGTTTGGCGCGACAGCGAAACAACGATGGTCTTTACTTTGCCCTCCCGACCCAGGCCACGAGCAATCAGATGTTCACCCGTGTCGATGATTACCTCGAAAGAAAGGGTGCGGGTGGCCGGGCGCTCTTGTCGCACGGAGGCGCCAAAGCGTATCTCGCGGCGCTCGATCGCCGGAAAGACAATGTCAATAAAGATGAAACGGAATTAACCGCCCACGAATGGTTCACCCAAAAAAAGCGCCGTCTATTAGCCCCCTTAGGAGTCGGGACGATCGATCAGTCGCTGCTGGCGGTTTTGCAGACGCGGCACTTTTTCGTACGTCTTTTCGGGCTGGCGGGCAAGACTGTCATCGTCGACGAGGTCCACGCGTACGACACGTATATGAGCACATTGTTGGAAAGGCTCTTGGAGTGGTTGGCCGCGCTCGGTTCCTCCGTGATACTGCTTTCGGCCACCTTGCCGCAATCACGTCGCCAGGCTCTTTTGCGGGCTTTTGCCGGGCCCGACGCGGAGATTGAGGCACAACAAACTCCGTATCCGCGTCTGACGACATTTTGTGACGGTAAGGTTCACGTCAAAGAATTCTCAGCGTCCCAAAAGAGGACAGTAAATTTGTCCTGGATCGACGACGAGCCCGCCAACTTGATCGATCGGTTACGTCAGGGGCTCGCAGCCGGTGGCTGCGCTGCGGTGATCCTCAACACCGTCGGCAAGGCCCAGGAGGTCTATCGCACGTTACGTGACGAGCTTCGCTCATCAGGGATTGCCGTTTCGCTCCTACACGCCCGCTTTCCGCGGGGCGATCGCGACGCGTTGGAAAAGCAAGTCATCGAGAAATTCGGCAATAAGGAAAAGGAGAGTATTCGTCCGGCCGAAGTGCTTGTTTCGACGCAAATCATCGAGCAATCCCTTGATTTGGACTTCGACTTGATGATCAGCGATATGGCCCCGATTGACTTGCTTCTGCAGCGCGCCGGACGGTTGCACAGGCATAAGCACGATCGGCCGAGCGGCTTCGAAGAACCGACCTTATTCGTGTTGAAACCAGCGATCGCCGAAGACGGCGTACCACGCTTCGGCGACAGCGCCTACATATACGACGAGTACGTGCTCCTTCGGTCATGGTGTGTTCTTGCCCCGCGCGTTTCGTTGGTGACTCCCGACGAAACCGAGATGCTGATCGAGGCTGTTTACGGTGATAAACCACTCCCGTCGCCATCGGAGGCCATGGCCGTTCGTCTCGAAGGAGCTTTCAAAAGATTCAACGACGAAAGGAAAAGATCTGAAAGCAAGGCTTTCGCGCAAATTGTCGGCGCCCCCTGCACCGACCTACTCACGGCTCAAAACTTGGATTTGGCTGATGAGAATTTCGATTTTCATCCTTCCGCTCAGGTTCGCACTCGCTTAGCTCGGCCGACAGTCGAGTTGGTCTGCGTTTATCAAACACCACAGGGGTTGTCTCTTGACCCTGATGGTAAACACATCCTCGATCTTTCCACGTTCCCCAATCGAGACACCATCGACGCGCTACTCGGCCGGACGGTCCGCGTCGGTCGTCCCGAGATCGTCAATCATTTTCGCGATGACGAATATTCTCCGAAATGGTGGAGGCAAATCCCGAGCCTCAGATATTCAAAACTATTTGTTTTCGAAGGAAAATTTGTGAAGGTTGGCCGTTGTGAAATGTTCTTAGACCAAGATGTTGGTATAGAAATAAGAAATATTTAAATCATACTATTGACTTTCCCAATGAGAGGCTGCATGCTAACAACAACAGCCGGTCGCTCTTCCCCACTTTTGTGGGGGTGATCCAGAGAGTCTGCAGGTTTTCTGCGAAGCGTCCGCTTTATTCCCCCCATTCGGGGGGGTGCCACCTTTGATTCCACATCCTCGATTCTATAACAAAGCCAAGAGGAGGTGTAAAATGCCGCTATCGTTCAATTTGATCGACGAATCGTGGATTCCCACGATCGACGGTCACGAAAACCAAGCTCTACACAGCTTGTACGAGGCCCTGGCTCGTGCACCCGATCTGCGGGAAGTCGCCGGCGAATCGGCCATGGTGACAATCGCTCTATACAGATTGCTGCTAGCGGTCCTTTACCGGGTTTTCGAACCCCGAATGATCACCGACTGGAAAGCCGTCTGGAACCTCGGCCACTTCGATCAGGACATGCTACGAAATTACTTTGAGCGGTGGCGCGCCCGTTTTGACCTCTTTGACACGGATCGGCCGTTTTTCCAGGTCGGCGACTTCCCTGCCGCCGCGCCGAATCCGGTTTCACGCTTGAGTCCGGATTTGTCCGGTGGAAACAATCCCACGTTGTTTGATCACACTCTCGATGGTACTCCCAACCCAATGGGTTTCGCGGCGGTGGCGCGTTTGCTCGTCGCGAATCAAGCGACTGTGGTCGGCGGCGGAAACAGCCCCACCGGTTATACATCGGCCGCCCCTCTGGCGAAGGGAATGGCGGTCATCGTCGAAGGCGACAATCTTTTCGAAACCCTCATGTTGAACCTAGTCCCCTATGAGAGCCTGCGAGGCATCCTGCGCGAAAAAACGGAAACTGATCTCCCCGTTTGGGAAGCCGACGCGCCGATTGAACCGGGCAGAGAACGCTATCCGCTGGGCATTTCCGACTACCTGACTTGGCAGTCTCGCGCCATTCGTCTCCGGGTAGACGATCAAGCCGCGAATGACGGCGCAGTCCTTTTCATTGATTATGGCCAAGGAGTCAAGCTGCCCGATAATTTCGACAACGACCCCATGATGGCCTACACCCAGGACAGAAAAAGGGGCACGCTGGCGCGCCGATTACGGGAAAACCGAGACTTGTGGCGCGATAGCGGCGCGTTACTGCGCGATGCTGAAACGGAAGATCGCAGAGAAACGGCTCCGGACGTAACGCACTTTGTCGCCAACTTGACCGCAGATCAGGTTCTCGAATCGACAAAGAGAAAGCGAATCGCCGTCATCGGACAGTGTTCGGACAGGGCGAAGGTTTTCTTCTGGCGCCATGAACGCCTGCCGCTGCCGCTGGCCTTGTTGAACGACGATGAATTGATGAATCAGCTCAACAACGGCTTGTTGGTGGCCGACCAAGTCGGGAAACTCCTGCGGTACGCCACAAAGGATCTCGCGCGGGCGCTGCTCCGGCCCGAAGATCCGACAAACGCCGACCCGAAGCAAGTCGCCGCGCTGGCCGACAGCTTTCAAGCCGGCACGGCCTTCTGGGCGGGTCTCGAACTGCCCTTCCGCCGCTTCATGGCCGACCTGCCCGACAGGCCGGAAGAAGAATTCAAGCAGTGGGCTTCAAGCGTCATCAGCCACGTTCGAGAAACATGGAACAGGGTTGTTACCGACCTGGGCGGCTCGGCCCGAGCCTTCCGCGCGGCGGCGACCGTCGAGCGAAAATTCCTCGGAAATCTCAAAAAAACGGAAATAGAAGGAGGATTGCGCGATGAGTAATCCGTCAACCAAATCCCACGAAGAAAATTTCGTCAAATTCCTGCACGGGCTACACGAGGCGAAAAACCGCGGCCCCCTGGCGGCCCTGCGGCGCGGCCTGGGGAAACGACCGGGCACCGTGCCCGAAACCTATCGCTACGTGGTGCCGTTTGTCGGAGGCCTTTCAAAAAGCGACGAAGATTGTTTCTACCTCGTCGCCTCTTTGTTCGCTTCGCACCCCACGGCCAACGCCCAGGGTAATTTCGGCGCGACGATGCGTCAGGTGTACGACAAACAAAACAACTCTGAAAGCAGCGAGCGACGCTTTGTCGCTCTGCTCAACGCCCACGTCGAGGAACTGCCGGACCGCCTACGTCAAGCGGTGGCATTGGCTAAATCGAATGACGCTTCGGTCGATTGGTCGCAACTGCTCAAGGACCTGCGCCACTGGACCCATGAATCGCGCTACGTGCAGCAAAACTGGGCCCGCTCGTTTTGGGGCCAACCCCAAAAAACCAAAACCGAAAACGCTGAATAAGCAAGGAGCCAAACCATGCAACCCAATACCTTTGTCGAGCTTCACATTCTGCAGAACTTCGCCCCGGCCAACCTCAACCGGGACGACACGAACACCCCCAAAACCTGCGACTTCGGCGGGCACCGGCGTGCCCGCATCTCCAGCCAGTGCATCAAGCGCTCGATCCGCACCCATCCGCTTTTTGAGCAAATCCTCGAAGGCAACGTGGGCATTCGCACCAAGCTACTCGTTCGCGAACTGAAAAATAATCTGCTGGAAAAAGATTTCGCCGAATCCGACCTCGACGCCATCCTGCCACTCTTTGTCGGCGGGGCGATTTCTGGGATGGACGGCGACAAAACGAAAGTCCTCTTCTACCTCGGTCGTGATGAAATTGGGCGTTTGGCGGGGCTGGTGGCGGACAACTGGGGGCGCCTACAAGAGTTCATCGCCGGCCAGGCCGACACCGCCGACGCCAAAGCGAAAAAGAAAGCTGCGGCTGAGGCAAAAGCGTTCTTCAGCGAAATCACCAAAGATTATCAACCGGGCACAAAAGTCGC belongs to Candidatus Lernaella stagnicola and includes:
- the cas3 gene encoding CRISPR-associated helicase Cas3' — its product is MVDSVNLIWGKTTNVGTRPLIHHLLDVAAVASQLVHRVMSPDAINHFTQMVETDAESLKAWISFLAGCHDIGKATPAFQRKDRGQRRILEENGFVFPSVTIHDGFHGEHSAWIIGESLSNDAWGFPHLARKFARGCGLAVGGHHGEFPQENKRGLGDGAWERVRLDILRTMAKQLGLEKFAAPRNIERPTPFLVFLAGLTSVADWLGSNESFFPPGNEPLAIPDYWHASLERAEKVLREIGLLVDHVGEDKTFEDLFDIESRRPLQKVAVKFADSFPPGSFMILEAPTGEGKTEAALYLHDRLARQRNNDGLYFALPTQATSNQMFTRVDDYLERKGAGGRALLSHGGAKAYLAALDRRKDNVNKDETELTAHEWFTQKKRRLLAPLGVGTIDQSLLAVLQTRHFFVRLFGLAGKTVIVDEVHAYDTYMSTLLERLLEWLAALGSSVILLSATLPQSRRQALLRAFAGPDAEIEAQQTPYPRLTTFCDGKVHVKEFSASQKRTVNLSWIDDEPANLIDRLRQGLAAGGCAAVILNTVGKAQEVYRTLRDELRSSGIAVSLLHARFPRGDRDALEKQVIEKFGNKEKESIRPAEVLVSTQIIEQSLDLDFDLMISDMAPIDLLLQRAGRLHRHKHDRPSGFEEPTLFVLKPAIAEDGVPRFGDSAYIYDEYVLLRSWCVLAPRVSLVTPDETEMLIEAVYGDKPLPSPSEAMAVRLEGAFKRFNDERKRSESKAFAQIVGAPCTDLLTAQNLDLADENFDFHPSAQVRTRLARPTVELVCVYQTPQGLSLDPDGKHILDLSTFPNRDTIDALLGRTVRVGRPEIVNHFRDDEYSPKWWRQIPSLRYSKLFVFEGKFVKVGRCEMFLDQDVGIEIRNI
- the casA gene encoding type I-E CRISPR-associated protein Cse1/CasA; translation: MPLSFNLIDESWIPTIDGHENQALHSLYEALARAPDLREVAGESAMVTIALYRLLLAVLYRVFEPRMITDWKAVWNLGHFDQDMLRNYFERWRARFDLFDTDRPFFQVGDFPAAAPNPVSRLSPDLSGGNNPTLFDHTLDGTPNPMGFAAVARLLVANQATVVGGGNSPTGYTSAAPLAKGMAVIVEGDNLFETLMLNLVPYESLRGILREKTETDLPVWEADAPIEPGRERYPLGISDYLTWQSRAIRLRVDDQAANDGAVLFIDYGQGVKLPDNFDNDPMMAYTQDRKRGTLARRLRENRDLWRDSGALLRDAETEDRRETAPDVTHFVANLTADQVLESTKRKRIAVIGQCSDRAKVFFWRHERLPLPLALLNDDELMNQLNNGLLVADQVGKLLRYATKDLARALLRPEDPTNADPKQVAALADSFQAGTAFWAGLELPFRRFMADLPDRPEEEFKQWASSVISHVRETWNRVVTDLGGSARAFRAAATVERKFLGNLKKTEIEGGLRDE
- the casB gene encoding type I-E CRISPR-associated protein Cse2/CasB, whose product is MSNPSTKSHEENFVKFLHGLHEAKNRGPLAALRRGLGKRPGTVPETYRYVVPFVGGLSKSDEDCFYLVASLFASHPTANAQGNFGATMRQVYDKQNNSESSERRFVALLNAHVEELPDRLRQAVALAKSNDASVDWSQLLKDLRHWTHESRYVQQNWARSFWGQPQKTKTENAE